One segment of Labrus mixtus chromosome 10, fLabMix1.1, whole genome shotgun sequence DNA contains the following:
- the elp1 gene encoding elongator complex protein 1 — protein MRNLKLLKSLKSSELQGPGSPQCFCVRADTGSLLVASHYSITEYDPRTGQVVTEASLTAEGFLPEDGSGEVVGLQELAELESACLATAGGDVILFNLNTCKLECVGSVDSGLTSMCWSPDEELVILTTGQETIIMMTKDFEPITEVGIHQDDFGEGKFITVGWGKKETQFHGSEGKQAAQKKIQEVQPAAAWDDRRPRVTWRGDGQLFAVSAVCPQTGARKVRVWNREGVLQATSETINGLEQALCWKPSGSLIASTQRHPNKHSVVFMEKNGLLHGDFTLPFSKDQAQVKDLLWNSDSTVLAVWLEDMTAGEDKQVNTYIQLWSVGNYHWYLKQSLDFGRDSQKAPVCVCWDPERPLRLHVVSSNWTCITYDWGWTTERSPGLDATDNANVAVIDGDKILMTTFRQCVVPPPMCSFELQMTSPVNQVTFLCQPQRTNQLAALTSDGRILVYRQDSGEQAEKTTNGFRTMSRPLVLQKTFRVTVHQDEPLALRQLLWLEDELFVGVSPGLLPTSSTLLMLRPAPDADDTLTVRSEVEVDGIVVSTVHCSQTGTVALQLEDGHIRKLLWDHPELSVEEWRDSSGCSINFPVPCVQTALCSISGEDYLLGLTDRSHLYAGDTELASNISSFAVCNDFLLITTHSHTCRCLQLSALTVKGLQVALASDGVQNDETLRRVERGSRIVTVVPQDTRVILQMPRGNLETVHHRALLLAQLRKWLDGLRFRDAFESMRKLRINLNFVYDHNPKVFLENIKTFITQLNSINHVNLFLTELKEEDTTSSMYPRPEGSPVHTPPASGQKKVDVVCDALRSAMESMDHNKFFLSILTAHVKKTLPELEIALQKVHELRVNPPQAPGAVNAEEALKYLLFLVNVNDLYEHSLGTYDFDLVLMVAEKSQKDPKEYLPFLNMLKSLEPNYQRYTIDKHLKRYRKALHHLSKCGEEHFHEALQLVKEQRLYSEALRLYTADSAHYKALSCAYAEHLMEQQQAEQAGLLLWRCGELASALQAFTSSSSWRNAICVAQQIPLPPDQLALLARDLAEKLTEQRRYSEAALLLDQYAKDCEEAILALITGAVWEEALRLIYMHNRQDITETNLKPALLEAVSSQTAFLEAQVATFTRHRTRLAVVREQKEKARLDMLDEDGPDCPDAELYSEASSVMTGSKYSHSNSRISSRSSKNRRKAERKKMSLKEGSPMEDRALMCVMSDIITTVDKMREEMHNLLKALLMFQFDKQAEKLQKAYEEALQMMEAAAPEVWPEGQQNNQAPLTGPNSTANSIMASFQQQQRPAAPLQAAEVLTPPKMRSGVKWKLTVLT, from the exons ATGCGTAACTTGAAGCTGCTGAAGAGCCTGAAGAGCTCAGAGCTGCAGGGGCCGGGCTCCCcgcagtgtttctgtgtgcggGCAGACACCGGATCACTGCTGGTTGCTTCTCACTACTCCATCACAGAGTATGACCCACGGACTGGCCAG GTGGTCACTGAGGCGTCATTGACTGCTGAGGGTTTCCTCCCGGAGGACGGCAGCGGAGAGGTGGTGGGGTTGCAGGAATTGGCTGAACTCGAGTCGGCATGTTTGGCCACAGCTGGCGGCGATGTCATCCTCTTCAACCTCAACACGTGCAAG TTGGAGTGTGTTGGCAGTGTGGATAGTGGTCTGACCTCGATGTGTTGGAGTCCTGATGAGGAGCTCGTCATTCTCACTACTG GTCAGGAGACGATCATTATGATGACAAAGGACTTTGAGCCAATCACTGAGGTTGGAATCCACCAGGACGACTTTGGTGAAG GGAAGTTCATCACGGTTGGTTGGGGAAAGAAAGAGACTCAGTTTCACGGCTCGGAGGGGAAACAGGCAGCACAAAAGAAGATCCAG GAGGTGCAGCCGGCTGCAGCCTGGGACGACCGGAGGCCGCGGGTGACGTGGCGAGGTGACGGACAGCTGTTTGCCGTCAGTGCTGTTTGTCCCCAGACTGGAGCCAGGAAGGTCCGGGTGTGGAACAGAGAGGGAGTCCTGCAGGCCACAAGTGAGACCATCAACGGCCTGGAGCAGGCGCTCTGCTGGAA ACCCTCAGGGAGCCTGATAGCGAGCACTCAGCGCCATCCCAACAAACACAGCGTGGTTTTCATGGAGAAGAACGGACTGCTGCACGGAGACTTCACCCTACCTTTCAGCAAAGACCAGGCACAA GTGAAGGACCTCTTGTGGAACAGTGACTCCACTGTGTTAGCTGTTTGGCTGGAGGACATGACTGCTGGAGAAGACAAACAGGTCAACACTTACA TCCAGCTGTGGTCGGTGGGGAACTACCACTGGTATCTGAAGCAGAGTCTGGACTTTGGCAGAGACTCTCAGAAGGCTCCGGTCTGTGTCTGCTGGGATCCTGAGCGTCCCCTGAGGCTCCACGTGGTGTCCAGCAACTGGACCTGCATCACCTACGACTGGGGCTGGACCACCGAGAGGAGCCCCGGGCTGGACGCCACCGACAATGCCAACGTGGCGGTGATTGATGGAG ATAAAATCCTGATGACAACCTTCAGGCAGTGTGTGGTTCCTCCTCCCATGTGTTCATTTGAGCTCCAGATGACATCACCAGTCAACCAGGTGACCTTCCTCTGTCAACCTCAGAGGACCAATCAGCTGGCAGCATTAACCTCAGACGGACGCATCTTGGTCTACAGACAAG ATTCAGGAGAACaagctgaaaaaacaacaaatgggTTCAGGACGATGTCTCGTCCTCTGGTCCTCCAGAAAACCTTCag aGTGACAGTTCACCAGGACGAGCCTCTGGCTCTGCGGCAGCTGCTGTGGCTGGAAGACGAGCTGTTTGTGGGTGTGAGCCCCGGTCTGCTGCCGACCTCCTCCACCCTGCTGATGCTCCGCCCTGCTCCTGATGCTGATGACACTCTCACTGTCAG gtCAGAGGTGGAGGTGGACGGTATCGTCGTCAGCACGGTGCACTGCTCTCAGACTGGCACTGTGGCCTTGCAGCTGGAGGACGGACACATCAGGAAGCTGCTGTGGG ATCACCCTGAGCTGTCGGTGGAGGAATGGCGTGACTCCAGCGGATGTAGCATCAACTTTCCTGTTCCCTGCGTTCAGACTGCACTCTGCAGCATCAGTGGAGAG GATTACCTACTGGGCCTGACAGACAGGTCCCACCTGTACGCAGGAGACACAGAA ctggcCTCTAATATTTCCTCCTTTGCCGTTTGCAACGACTTCCTCCTCATCACAACACACTCCCACACCTGCCGCTGCCTCCAACTGAGCGCGCTCACTGTCAAAG GGCTGCAGGTGGCCTTGGCCTCAGATGGAGTTCAGAATGATGAGACTCTGAGGCGGGTGGAGAGGGGATCCAGGATCGTCACTGTGGTCCCACAGGACACCAGAGTGATACTTCAG ATGCCCCGTGGAAACCTGGAGACAGTGCATCATCGCGCGCTGCTATTGGCTCAGCTCAGGAAGTGGTTGGACGG TTTGAGGTTCAGAGATGCTTTTGAGTCGATGAGGAAGCTGAGGATCAACCTGAACTTTGTTTATGATCACAACCCAAAG GTTTTCCTGGAGAATATCAAGACATTCATCACACAGCTCAACTCCATCAACCACGTCAACCTCTTCCTCACCGAGCTCAA GGAGGAGGACACAACCAGCAGCATGTACCCCCGTCCTGAGGGCAGTCCTGTCCACACTCCTCCTGCGTCCGGGCAGAAGAAGGTGGATGTGGTTTGTGATGCTTTGAGGAGCGCCATGGAGTCAATGGATCACAACAA GTTCTTTCTGTCCATACTGACGGCTCATGTGAAGAAGACGCTTCCTGAGCTGGAGATCGCTCTGCAGAAAGTCCACGAGCTTCGAG TGAACCCTCCTCAAGCTCCCGGCGCCGTGAACGCCGAAGAGGCGTTGAAgtacctcctcttcctcgtcaaTGTCAACGACCTGTACGAACACTCGCTGGGAACGTACGACTTTGATCTGGTGCTCATGGTGGCTGAAAAGTCCCAGAAG GACCCCAAAGAGTACCTCCCATTCTTAAACATGCTGAAGAGCCTGGAGCCAAACTACCAGCGCTACACCATCGACAAACACCTGAAACGCTACAGGAAGGCCCTGCATCACCTCAGCAAGTGTG GAGaggaacatttccatgaagctTTGCAGCTCGTCAAGGAGCAAAGACTCTACAGTGAAGCTCTGCGGCTCTACACAGCAGACAGTGCTCACTACAAG GCTCTGAGCTGTGCTTATGCAGAGCACCtcatggagcagcagcaggcggagCAGGCCGGCTTGTTGCTATGGAGATGTGGAGAGTTAGCCAGCGCCCTGCAGGCGTTCACCAGCAGCTCCAGCTGGAGAAACGCCATCTGTGTGGCCCAGCAGATCCCGCTTCCACCGGACCAGTTAGCTCTGCTGGCCAGAGACCTGGCag AGAAGCTGACTGAACAGCGACGGTACTCAGAAGCTGCTCTGCTGTTGGACCAGTACGCTAAA GACTGTGAGGAGGCCATCTTGGCTCTGATCACTGGGGCAGTCTGGGAGGAGGCGCTCAGACTG ATTTACATGCACAACAGGCAGGACATCACTGAGACCAACCTCAAACCTGCACTGCTGGAAG CCGTCAGCTCTCAGACCGCTTTCCTGGAGGCTCAGGTAGCGACGTTCACTCGGCACAGGACTCGTCTGGCTGTGGTcagagagcagaaagagaagGCCAGGCTGGACATGCTGG ATGAGGACGGTCCAGACTGTCCTGATGCAGAGCTTTACTCTGAAGCCAGCAGTGTGATGACCGGCTCCAAATACTCCCACAGCAACTCCCGCATCTCCTC GAGATCATCGAAGAACCGCCGGAAAGCCGAGCGGAAGAAGATGAGTCTGAAGGAGGGGAGCCCGATGGAGGACCGAGCACTGATGTGTgtgatgagtgacatcatcaccactGTGGACAAGATGAGAG AGGAAATGCACAACCTGCTGAAGGCGCTGCTGATGTTCCAGTTCGACAAACAGGCAGAGAAGCTGCAGAAGGCGTACGAGGAGGCTCTGCAGATGATGGAGGCAGCGGCCCCTGAGGTGTGGCCCGAAGGCCAGCAGAACAATCAAGCTCcg cTAACTGGACCAAACTCGACTGCAAACAGCATCATGGCGTctttccagcagcagcagagacctGCAGCTCCACTACAAG CTGCTGAAGTCCTGACGCCACCGAAGATGAGAAGCGGCGTCAAGTGGAAGCTGACTGTTCTGACATAA